One part of the Micrococcus sp. 2A genome encodes these proteins:
- a CDS encoding magnesium and cobalt transport protein CorA, giving the protein MTTIDNAVYVDGKRVHTPTSLDDTWESCEREGGMAWLGLYRPSEAELQAVATELHLHELAVEDAVNGGERAKLDHYGDGWFMVLHPARYDDQKELVVIGELSVFTGENFVVTVRHSDEPDLAGIRAALEEHPDRLALGPWQVSFEILDRVVDDYFPVMDGLETDVDQIEDQLFRRNRGVSRRIYKLSRQVIHVQRAIKELPAMVQQMQRSVESATGAKLDGSHAAHVDDDAAVETLRRLRDVHDHVVHLNDKAASLRTVLENALALDSTLASKRLAEQSIAQNEQTKKISSWAAIIFAPQLIGSIYGMNFDHMPELHWFWGYPFALALMLAVAVTLYVLFKRNDWL; this is encoded by the coding sequence GTGACCACCATCGACAACGCCGTCTACGTGGACGGCAAGCGCGTCCACACGCCGACCAGCCTCGACGACACCTGGGAGTCCTGCGAGCGGGAGGGGGGCATGGCGTGGCTCGGGCTCTACCGGCCGAGCGAGGCCGAGCTGCAGGCGGTGGCGACCGAGCTGCACCTCCATGAGCTGGCGGTCGAGGACGCCGTCAACGGCGGCGAGCGGGCGAAGCTCGACCACTACGGGGACGGCTGGTTCATGGTCCTGCACCCCGCGCGCTACGACGACCAGAAGGAGCTCGTGGTCATCGGCGAGCTCTCGGTCTTCACCGGGGAGAACTTCGTGGTGACCGTCCGCCACTCGGACGAGCCCGACCTGGCGGGCATCCGCGCTGCCCTGGAGGAGCACCCGGACCGGCTGGCCCTCGGGCCCTGGCAGGTCTCCTTCGAGATCCTGGACCGCGTGGTGGACGACTACTTCCCGGTGATGGACGGCCTCGAGACGGACGTGGACCAGATCGAGGACCAGCTCTTCCGCCGGAACAGGGGCGTGTCACGGCGCATCTACAAGCTCTCGCGCCAGGTGATCCACGTGCAGCGCGCCATCAAGGAGCTGCCCGCCATGGTGCAGCAGATGCAGCGGTCCGTGGAGAGCGCCACGGGCGCGAAGCTGGACGGCTCCCACGCCGCCCACGTGGATGACGACGCGGCCGTGGAGACCCTGCGCCGCCTGCGCGACGTGCACGACCACGTGGTCCACCTCAACGACAAGGCCGCGTCCCTGCGCACCGTCCTGGAGAACGCGCTCGCCCTGGACTCGACCCTCGCGAGCAAACGGCTGGCGGAGCAGTCGATCGCGCAGAACGAGCAGACGAAGAAGATCTCCTCGTGGGCGGCCATCATCTTCGCCCCGCAGCTCATCGGGTCCATCTACGGCATGAACTTCGACCACATGCCGGAGCTGCACTGGTTCTGGGGCTACCCCTTCGCCCTCGCGCTCATGCTGGCGGTGGCGGTCACGCTCTACGTGCTGTTCAAGCGCAACGACTGGCTCTGA
- a CDS encoding RNA methyltransferase, whose product MGVPPWEGPWPDDARLDPELLAGGDRRNVLDRYRYWRLEAIVAELDARRHPFHVAIENWQHDLNIGTVVRTANAFNAAGVHVIGRRRWNRRGAMVTDRYLHVHHHASVEEFTGWAAGQGLPVIGVDLFPESVPLETFDFPRSCVLVFGQEGPGLSEEVRAASEAVLSIAQYGSTRSINAGVAAGIAMHGWIRQHGGPAPSP is encoded by the coding sequence GTGGGCGTGCCCCCGTGGGAGGGGCCGTGGCCCGACGACGCGCGCCTCGACCCGGAGCTGCTGGCCGGCGGCGACCGCCGCAACGTCCTGGACCGCTACCGGTACTGGCGGCTCGAGGCGATCGTGGCCGAGCTGGATGCCCGGCGGCATCCGTTCCACGTGGCCATCGAGAACTGGCAGCACGACCTGAACATCGGCACGGTGGTGCGCACCGCGAACGCGTTCAACGCCGCGGGCGTGCACGTCATCGGCCGGCGCCGCTGGAACCGGCGCGGGGCCATGGTGACGGACCGGTACCTCCACGTGCACCACCACGCGTCCGTGGAGGAGTTCACGGGGTGGGCCGCGGGTCAGGGGCTGCCCGTGATCGGGGTGGACCTCTTCCCGGAGTCCGTGCCGCTCGAGACGTTCGACTTCCCGCGATCGTGCGTGCTCGTGTTCGGCCAGGAGGGCCCCGGGCTCTCGGAGGAGGTGCGGGCGGCGAGCGAGGCGGTCCTCTCGATCGCCCAGTACGGCTCCACCCGCTCGATCAACGCGGGCGTGGCCGCCGGCATCGCGATGCACGGCTGGATCCGCCAGCACGGGGGCCCGGCGCCGTCGCCGTGA
- a CDS encoding SMP-30/gluconolactonase/LRE family protein: MRAEQVTDPLCYHGEGPVWAESWGTASEGLAAGGGLRWVDMLAGDVLSLRADGGVERTHVGDVAAALRPRVGGGAVIGVERGFALMSPDGELTTLPELWPEADGIRMNEGGCDPDGRFHCGTMAYAKTPGAATLYRLSPGPGGGAGDVDAVLTGATTSNGLEWSPDGSLAYYDDTPTRQVAVFDYSREEGLTNRRVLTDVLDGEGKPDGLTVDAEGGIWVAVISHGQIHRYTPEGRLDEVVEVPVQKTTACTFGGEDLGTLYITTSWENMEPGEDPLAGAVFAVRPGVSGLPVRPFAG, translated from the coding sequence ATGCGCGCCGAACAGGTCACCGATCCCCTCTGCTACCACGGCGAGGGCCCCGTGTGGGCCGAGAGCTGGGGCACCGCCTCCGAGGGCCTGGCCGCCGGCGGTGGGCTGCGCTGGGTGGACATGCTCGCGGGGGACGTGCTGTCCCTGCGAGCGGACGGCGGCGTGGAGCGCACCCACGTGGGCGACGTCGCCGCGGCCCTGCGCCCGCGCGTCGGGGGCGGCGCCGTGATCGGCGTGGAGCGGGGCTTCGCCCTCATGTCTCCGGACGGGGAGCTGACCACGCTGCCCGAGCTGTGGCCCGAGGCCGACGGGATCCGCATGAACGAGGGCGGCTGCGATCCGGACGGCCGCTTCCACTGCGGCACCATGGCCTACGCCAAGACCCCCGGTGCCGCGACCCTCTACCGACTCTCCCCCGGCCCCGGGGGCGGCGCGGGCGACGTGGACGCGGTGCTCACCGGCGCGACGACGTCGAACGGCCTGGAGTGGAGCCCGGACGGCTCGCTCGCCTACTACGACGACACGCCCACCCGGCAGGTGGCGGTGTTCGACTACTCCCGCGAGGAAGGCCTGACGAACCGTCGCGTGCTCACCGACGTGCTGGACGGCGAGGGCAAGCCGGACGGTCTCACCGTGGACGCCGAGGGCGGGATCTGGGTGGCCGTGATCAGCCACGGGCAGATCCACCGCTACACGCCCGAGGGGAGGCTCGACGAGGTGGTGGAGGTGCCCGTGCAGAAGACCACGGCGTGCACCTTCGGCGGCGAGGACCTGGGCACCCTCTACATCACCACGTCGTGGGAGAACATGGAGCCGGGCGAGGACCCGCTCGCCGGTGCAGTGTTCGCGGTGCGCCCGGGCGTGAGCGGGCTGCCGGTCCGCCCCTTCGCCGGCTGA
- the fbaA gene encoding class II fructose-bisphosphate aldolase, whose protein sequence is MPIASPDKYAEMIDAAKNGPFAYPAINVTSSQTLNAAIRGFAEAESDGIIQVSTGGAAYFSGSSVKDMVTGSLAMAAFAREVAKKYSVNIALHTDHCPKDKLDGFVRPLLDASEAEVKAGRDPLFNSHMWDGSAETLEENLRIAKELLARTRANRQILEVEIGVVGGEEDGVAHEINDKLYTTIEDGIATVEALGTGEDGRYLTALTFGNVHGVYKPGGVKLRPEILEEIQTAVGEKFGKQRPFDLVFHGGSGSSEQEIADAVSFGVVKMNVDTDTQYAFTRPVVGHMLENYAGVLKVDGEVGDKKMYDPRVWGAKAETAMAERVALAAQNLGAAGRTIG, encoded by the coding sequence ATGCCCATCGCCTCCCCGGACAAGTACGCCGAGATGATCGACGCCGCCAAGAACGGCCCCTTCGCCTACCCGGCCATCAACGTCACCAGCTCCCAGACCCTCAACGCCGCCATCCGCGGCTTCGCCGAGGCCGAGTCGGACGGCATCATCCAGGTCTCCACCGGCGGCGCCGCCTACTTCTCCGGCTCCTCCGTGAAGGACATGGTCACCGGCTCGCTCGCCATGGCCGCGTTCGCCCGCGAGGTTGCCAAGAAGTACAGCGTGAACATCGCGCTGCACACGGACCACTGCCCCAAGGACAAGCTGGACGGCTTCGTCCGCCCGCTCCTGGACGCCTCCGAGGCCGAGGTCAAGGCCGGCCGGGACCCGCTCTTCAACTCCCACATGTGGGACGGCTCCGCCGAGACCCTCGAGGAGAACCTGCGCATCGCGAAGGAGCTCCTGGCCCGCACCCGCGCCAACCGTCAGATCCTCGAGGTCGAGATCGGCGTCGTGGGCGGCGAGGAGGACGGCGTGGCCCATGAGATCAACGACAAGCTCTACACCACCATCGAGGACGGCATCGCGACGGTGGAGGCCCTCGGCACCGGGGAGGACGGCCGCTACCTCACCGCGCTGACCTTCGGCAACGTGCACGGCGTGTACAAGCCGGGCGGCGTGAAGCTGCGCCCGGAGATCCTCGAGGAGATCCAGACCGCGGTGGGCGAGAAGTTCGGGAAGCAGCGCCCGTTCGACCTCGTGTTCCACGGCGGCTCCGGCTCCTCCGAGCAGGAGATCGCGGACGCCGTCTCCTTCGGCGTGGTGAAGATGAACGTGGACACGGACACCCAGTACGCGTTCACCCGCCCCGTGGTGGGCCACATGCTCGAGAACTACGCCGGCGTGCTCAAGGTGGACGGCGAGGTGGGCGACAAGAAGATGTACGACCCCCGCGTGTGGGGCGCCAAGGCCGAGACCGCCATGGCCGAGCGCGTGGCCCTGGCCGCGCAGAACCTCGGCGCCGCGGGCCGCACCATCGGCTGA